One Halalkalicoccus sp. NIPERK01 genomic region harbors:
- a CDS encoding metal-dependent hydrolase gives MWPWEHALFAYILYSVISRIWLRRTPSALPVLVLVVASSGPDLIDKPLAWQFGVFSSGYALGHSVFFAVPLAVFVGLLAWGYGRPGVGLAFGVGYLSHLVGDLIPIYAEEGELSLDPVIWPLGERSTTDHSQGFLDRFLELFVPYSEEFWTEFLSMEFSAYTLLQFGIAGLAVFLWLLDGMPVLREGYLKLRARLAPDPARTVD, from the coding sequence ATGTGGCCATGGGAACACGCGCTTTTCGCGTACATACTGTACTCGGTCATCAGCCGGATCTGGCTGCGCCGAACGCCGTCGGCGCTCCCGGTGCTGGTGCTGGTCGTCGCGTCGAGCGGTCCCGACCTGATCGACAAGCCCCTGGCGTGGCAGTTCGGGGTCTTCTCGAGCGGGTACGCCCTCGGTCACTCCGTCTTCTTCGCCGTCCCCCTCGCGGTGTTCGTCGGCCTCCTGGCGTGGGGCTACGGCCGACCCGGCGTCGGCCTCGCCTTCGGCGTGGGCTACCTCTCACACCTCGTCGGCGACCTGATCCCGATCTACGCCGAGGAGGGTGAGCTATCGCTCGACCCGGTCATCTGGCCGCTCGGCGAGCGCTCGACGACGGATCACAGCCAGGGCTTTCTCGATCGATTTCTCGAACTGTTCGTCCCCTACTCCGAGGAGTTCTGGACGGAGTTCCTCTCGATGGAGTTCTCGGCGTACACCCTGCTCCAGTTCGGGATCGCCGGACTCGCCGTCTTCCTCTGGCTGCTCGACGGCATGCCCGTCCTCCGGGAGGGCTACCTGAAACTGCGCGCCCGCCTCGCGCCCGACCCCGCGCGAACCGTGGACTAG
- a CDS encoding polysaccharide deacetylase family protein codes for MSTDPSISRRRILRCGVLAGALSLAGCFADERAGVTSDDDPPEESAGGSGEERRDDGEKHRSPELPEGGAVVFVYDDGPLEDYTQAFPAHQAFDAPATVGVVSDWLGRPDYQTNGCMDVAHLEELVEAGWEVASHTTEHTTLGTFELLEDAYPGDERIYPEEIRHGYHRGKTLEIADDEHTLHRTVADYGSDGIGRYIELAEPVGEACAAGETRVRYPAEQMRASLRDSKRALERAGFAVDTLLAPYDNFDDYSREFVAEYYSGVANARHGSRVNDPEGFDPFYTRRDYFIEFTSPERVKADLDEIAERGALGVIGAHTFKEEVTEERIHETLSWVHERGISVLTLRDAIERCA; via the coding sequence GTGTCGACCGACCCATCTATCAGCCGGCGGCGAATCCTCCGGTGTGGCGTCCTTGCGGGCGCGCTCTCGCTTGCGGGCTGTTTCGCCGACGAACGCGCGGGAGTGACGTCCGACGACGACCCGCCCGAGGAGTCGGCGGGCGGGAGTGGCGAGGAGAGGAGGGACGATGGCGAGAAACACCGATCCCCGGAACTTCCCGAGGGCGGGGCGGTGGTGTTCGTCTACGACGACGGCCCCCTCGAAGACTACACCCAGGCGTTCCCCGCCCATCAGGCGTTCGACGCCCCTGCGACCGTCGGCGTCGTCAGCGACTGGCTCGGCCGGCCGGACTATCAAACAAACGGGTGTATGGACGTCGCGCACCTCGAGGAGTTGGTCGAGGCGGGCTGGGAGGTCGCCTCGCACACCACCGAGCACACGACACTGGGCACGTTCGAACTGCTCGAGGACGCCTACCCCGGCGACGAGCGCATCTACCCCGAAGAGATTCGCCACGGCTATCATCGGGGGAAGACCCTGGAAATCGCCGACGACGAACACACGCTCCACCGGACGGTGGCCGACTACGGTAGCGACGGTATCGGCCGCTACATCGAGTTGGCCGAGCCGGTAGGCGAGGCCTGCGCGGCGGGCGAGACGAGAGTTAGGTATCCGGCCGAGCAGATGCGCGCCTCGCTTCGGGACTCGAAGCGTGCGCTCGAACGCGCGGGCTTTGCGGTCGACACCCTGCTGGCGCCGTACGACAACTTCGACGATTACTCCCGCGAGTTCGTCGCCGAGTACTACTCGGGGGTCGCGAACGCGCGCCACGGCTCGCGCGTGAACGATCCCGAGGGGTTCGATCCCTTTTATACCAGACGCGATTACTTCATCGAGTTCACCTCGCCTGAGAGGGTCAAGGCCGATCTCGACGAGATCGCCGAGCGGGGTGCGCTCGGGGTGATCGGCGCGCACACGTTCAAGGAGGAGGTGACCGAGGAGCGGATCCACGAGACGCTGTCGTGGGTTCACGAGCGGGGGATCAGCGTTCTGACGCTGCGCGACGCCATCGAACGGTGTGCCTAG
- a CDS encoding copper resistance D family protein, whose protein sequence is MSAGLMQLMELGNPAFRGVLVGALMLLIGAPPTLSFVVLPELERRGLDTTRAHQVPLPIMGVSLIGATFAGTALAIENAQTADIASFLAWTGSTSAGQAWLVFVAVAVVLGGLTTGWYVIPGNISWRLWLGTVFLGAFAMLVTFCWTRFSTAVDIPAVAILVKLGHMTGAALWVGGLAVLAVLPRLVPRDVDSDADTDMARLVLAVVRRFSIVAVTGVTVAFATGVVIAAWHVPTLTALATTPYGVLLSAKVGLVVVAATMGGFNRLVLHEQIAYSVRESTDAAVLPGLLAVVEPRITVEDAVSTITRSIRLELAVLVVAIGLSAALTTVVTPSYELLEPAVGASSGIVWGVVPIGFATLLKSGAISIGLAGSLALGYELGKFDPARE, encoded by the coding sequence ATGAGCGCAGGACTGATGCAACTGATGGAGCTAGGGAACCCAGCGTTCCGAGGGGTGCTGGTGGGGGCGCTGATGCTCCTCATTGGCGCTCCACCGACCCTCTCGTTCGTCGTCCTCCCCGAACTGGAGCGTCGCGGCCTTGACACGACACGAGCCCACCAAGTCCCCCTTCCCATCATGGGAGTATCGCTCATCGGCGCGACCTTCGCGGGGACCGCGCTCGCTATCGAGAACGCACAGACGGCCGATATCGCTTCGTTTCTCGCGTGGACAGGGTCAACCTCGGCGGGCCAGGCGTGGCTGGTATTCGTCGCCGTCGCCGTCGTTTTGGGTGGGCTGACAACAGGATGGTACGTGATCCCCGGCAACATATCGTGGCGCCTCTGGCTCGGGACGGTGTTCCTCGGCGCGTTCGCGATGCTCGTCACGTTCTGCTGGACGCGCTTCTCGACCGCCGTCGACATTCCTGCCGTGGCCATCCTCGTCAAGCTCGGGCACATGACGGGTGCCGCGCTGTGGGTCGGTGGTCTCGCCGTGCTCGCCGTGCTCCCCAGACTGGTCCCGCGTGACGTCGACTCCGACGCCGATACCGACATGGCACGGCTCGTTCTCGCGGTCGTCCGACGGTTCTCGATCGTTGCCGTTACGGGAGTCACCGTCGCCTTCGCTACCGGCGTCGTCATCGCCGCGTGGCACGTCCCGACGCTCACAGCGCTTGCCACGACCCCGTACGGTGTCCTCCTCTCGGCGAAGGTGGGGCTGGTCGTGGTCGCGGCCACGATGGGTGGGTTCAATCGGCTCGTCCTCCACGAGCAGATCGCCTATTCCGTACGCGAGTCGACTGACGCCGCCGTCCTTCCGGGGCTGTTGGCGGTCGTCGAGCCACGGATCACGGTGGAGGACGCCGTCTCGACGATCACTCGGTCGATCCGGCTAGAACTGGCGGTACTGGTCGTCGCGATAGGGCTGTCGGCCGCGCTCACCACCGTCGTGACGCCGTCGTACGAACTGCTCGAACCCGCGGTGGGGGCGTCCAGTGGGATCGTTTGGGGGGTCGTTCCCATCGGGTTCGCGACCCTCCTCAAATCCGGAGCGATCAGTATCGGTCTCGCCGGGTCGCTCGCGCTGGGCTACGAACTGGGCAAGTTCGATCCCGCTCGCGAGTGA
- a CDS encoding HTH domain-containing protein, whose product MESHESLEAVLRLRTLAPYGIDRTQKEIIDRLRDLVKDGPLTDLDVDAWGASVRATGGNDVAAVRETVDEFARWAGRNDCSLTPAFEWRATDSFLDEESERGSVVVVLPLLCLAVYDDGTLEAVYPHRDDDEVHTIHDGVEALESLRSSPEAAAKSGEPLSSRL is encoded by the coding sequence ATGGAGAGCCACGAATCGCTTGAGGCGGTCTTACGGCTTCGCACGCTCGCACCCTACGGAATCGACCGGACACAGAAGGAGATAATCGATCGCCTCCGCGACCTCGTCAAGGACGGTCCGCTGACCGACCTCGACGTCGACGCGTGGGGCGCGTCGGTCAGGGCGACAGGCGGAAACGACGTCGCGGCGGTCCGGGAGACGGTCGACGAGTTCGCCCGCTGGGCGGGACGGAACGACTGTTCGCTCACGCCCGCCTTCGAGTGGCGGGCCACCGACTCGTTTCTCGACGAGGAATCCGAACGCGGAAGCGTCGTCGTCGTCCTCCCGCTGCTCTGTCTCGCCGTCTACGACGACGGGACGCTCGAAGCGGTCTACCCGCACCGCGACGACGACGAGGTCCACACGATCCACGACGGCGTCGAGGCGCTCGAATCGCTCCGATCGTCGCCCGAGGCCGCCGCGAAATCGGGCGAACCGCTCTCCTCTCGGCTGTAG
- a CDS encoding helix-turn-helix domain-containing protein — MDPQTDQPRPVAALPEELRSAGAKLVYLYLAVENEATIDELQAILGMRKVTLYPLLQTLTRNGLVEKVDTRYVCTETRNT, encoded by the coding sequence ATGGATCCCCAGACAGACCAGCCCCGACCAGTCGCCGCACTCCCGGAGGAACTGCGCTCGGCCGGCGCGAAACTCGTCTACCTCTATCTGGCCGTCGAGAACGAGGCGACGATCGACGAACTGCAGGCGATCCTCGGGATGCGCAAGGTCACGCTGTACCCGCTCCTCCAGACGCTGACGCGCAACGGCCTCGTCGAGAAGGTCGACACCAGATACGTCTGTACGGAGACGCGAAACACCTGA
- a CDS encoding pyridoxamine 5'-phosphate oxidase family protein, with protein sequence MGSLRWVQMTDEELNAFLGRGGTGVISFSTEADEPPFSIPVSYGYTADSMAFYYRLAFPPGSGKEAVLDGPVSFVTHDRTDEGWRSVVASGRLEEIEGQPYESAAVQEMWAVRIPSVDIFDRPPEDVTFRHFRLVPETLQGRKEFTS encoded by the coding sequence ATGGGATCCCTACGCTGGGTGCAGATGACCGACGAGGAACTGAACGCGTTTCTCGGCCGGGGCGGGACGGGCGTGATCTCGTTTTCGACCGAGGCCGACGAACCGCCGTTCTCGATCCCGGTGTCGTACGGCTACACCGCCGACTCGATGGCCTTCTACTACCGGCTCGCGTTCCCGCCAGGGAGCGGCAAGGAGGCGGTTCTCGACGGCCCCGTCTCGTTCGTGACCCACGACCGGACCGACGAGGGGTGGCGGAGCGTGGTCGCCTCGGGCCGCCTCGAGGAGATCGAGGGACAGCCCTACGAGTCGGCCGCCGTCCAGGAGATGTGGGCGGTCCGGATCCCGTCGGTCGACATCTTCGACCGGCCGCCCGAGGACGTCACGTTCCGGCACTTCCGGCTCGTCCCCGAGACGCTCCAGGGCAGAAAGGAGTTCACGTCCTGA
- a CDS encoding universal stress protein → MYQDILVPTDGHENTERAIGEAVALADEHGATLHALYVVNSAAIAPGVDFDDLRRVGRQAVDHVADLAGERGVERVERTVTHGLRHEAILTYAEEHGIDLIVMGRHRELDHFLRGSVSDRVSKGASAPVLIVE, encoded by the coding sequence ATGTACCAGGACATACTCGTTCCGACAGACGGTCACGAGAACACGGAGCGGGCGATCGGGGAGGCCGTCGCGCTCGCGGACGAACACGGGGCGACGCTCCACGCGCTGTACGTGGTCAACTCCGCCGCGATCGCCCCCGGCGTCGATTTCGACGACCTCCGACGGGTCGGCCGACAGGCGGTCGACCACGTCGCCGACCTCGCGGGAGAGCGAGGCGTCGAGCGCGTCGAGCGGACGGTGACCCACGGGCTCCGACACGAGGCGATCCTGACGTACGCCGAGGAACACGGGATCGACCTGATCGTGATGGGGCGACACCGGGAACTCGATCACTTCCTCCGGGGCAGCGTCTCGGATCGCGTCTCGAAGGGGGCGTCCGCGCCGGTCCTGATCGTCGAGTGA
- a CDS encoding universal stress protein, which produces MYERILVAIDDGPASREAVRHARALAESADAVVYVLHVVRVDNPLSFGIEEVDDLNAAEERLAGIVSERFDGDATVHSALRRGGPAERIVEFADEVDADLIVIGRHDGGDLRDCLLGSTPARVLATTFRPTLLVSDTLE; this is translated from the coding sequence ATGTACGAGCGCATCCTCGTGGCGATCGACGACGGGCCGGCGTCGAGGGAGGCCGTCCGCCACGCCCGCGCCCTCGCGGAGTCGGCGGACGCAGTCGTCTACGTCCTGCACGTCGTCCGGGTGGACAACCCGCTCTCGTTCGGCATCGAGGAGGTCGACGACCTCAACGCCGCCGAGGAACGCCTCGCCGGGATCGTCTCGGAACGGTTCGACGGGGACGCGACCGTCCACAGCGCGCTCCGCCGGGGCGGCCCCGCCGAGCGGATCGTCGAGTTCGCCGACGAGGTCGACGCCGACCTGATCGTCATCGGCCGCCACGACGGGGGCGATCTGCGCGACTGCCTGCTGGGGAGCACCCCGGCACGCGTGCTCGCGACGACGTTCCGGCCGACGCTCCTCGTCTCCGATACACTGGAATGA
- a CDS encoding universal stress protein: MYKTILVPTDGSESANRAVEHALDLAENYGATVHTLHVVDTARYGEPTLSSAEVVLNELEERGYGLLEEVADLADDRELSVETRLCRGRPHQEIIDYADAIDADLIVLGCQGQSHRIDGHVGSVADRVVRTAARPVLTT, encoded by the coding sequence ATGTACAAGACGATACTCGTACCGACGGACGGCAGCGAATCCGCCAATCGAGCGGTCGAACACGCGCTCGACCTCGCGGAGAACTACGGGGCGACGGTCCATACGCTCCACGTCGTGGACACGGCACGCTACGGGGAGCCGACGCTGAGCAGCGCCGAGGTGGTCCTCAACGAACTCGAAGAGCGCGGCTACGGCCTTCTGGAGGAGGTCGCGGACCTGGCGGACGATCGGGAGCTATCGGTCGAGACGAGGCTCTGTCGCGGTCGACCCCATCAGGAGATCATCGACTACGCCGACGCGATCGACGCGGACCTCATCGTTCTCGGGTGCCAGGGGCAGTCCCACCGGATAGACGGCCACGTGGGGAGCGTGGCCGATCGCGTCGTTCGAACCGCCGCGCGTCCCGTCCTCACCACGTAA
- a CDS encoding aromatic ring-hydroxylating dioxygenase subunit alpha translates to MTRWNDGTDATASVSPDITDETNALPAKYFTDPAVHEMEKEKVFSRYWVYAGHANAIEEPGEYFTRTIGDRNVIVLRDKDREVRAFYNVCAHRGSKMVDDTPMTDPGSANGIRCPYHLWTYDLDGTLRSTPRSFETAGMNPDLEDEDVPKLDREDNGLMEIHLDSIGPLLFVNFDADPMPLEEQAGTLKEELESFPLEEYELARRYVSEVECNWKTFSGNYSECDHCQANHQDWIKGISLAESELVVDDHYWVLHYTHDEGVEAAESLIEGEARFYYFWPNFTLNMYGNADGYGTYIIDPIDEGRFQLIADYYFKDSELSEEEQEFVKLSRKLQEEDFELVERQYQGMKSGALAQGQLGPNEHTVHRLHRLAQEAYEA, encoded by the coding sequence ATGACGCGGTGGAACGACGGGACAGACGCGACTGCATCGGTCAGCCCCGACATAACCGACGAGACGAACGCGCTGCCGGCGAAGTACTTCACGGACCCGGCGGTCCACGAGATGGAAAAGGAGAAGGTGTTCTCCCGGTACTGGGTGTACGCGGGCCACGCGAACGCCATCGAGGAGCCGGGGGAGTACTTCACCCGGACGATCGGGGACAGAAACGTCATCGTCCTCAGAGACAAGGACCGCGAGGTACGGGCGTTCTACAACGTCTGTGCCCACCGGGGCTCGAAGATGGTCGACGACACGCCGATGACGGACCCGGGCAGCGCGAACGGGATCCGGTGTCCGTACCACCTCTGGACGTACGACCTCGACGGGACGCTTCGCAGCACGCCCCGGAGCTTCGAGACCGCGGGGATGAACCCCGATCTGGAGGACGAGGACGTCCCGAAGCTCGATCGGGAGGACAACGGGTTGATGGAGATCCACCTCGACTCGATCGGCCCGCTGTTGTTCGTCAACTTCGACGCCGACCCAATGCCGCTCGAGGAGCAGGCCGGCACGCTCAAGGAGGAGCTCGAGTCGTTCCCCCTGGAGGAGTACGAACTCGCGCGCCGGTACGTCTCGGAGGTCGAGTGCAACTGGAAGACGTTTAGTGGAAATTACTCGGAGTGCGATCACTGTCAGGCCAACCACCAGGACTGGATCAAGGGGATCTCGCTTGCCGAATCGGAACTCGTCGTCGACGACCACTACTGGGTGCTCCACTACACCCACGACGAGGGCGTCGAGGCCGCCGAATCGCTCATCGAGGGCGAGGCGCGCTTCTACTACTTCTGGCCGAACTTCACGCTCAACATGTACGGCAACGCCGACGGCTACGGCACCTACATCATCGACCCCATCGACGAGGGCCGGTTCCAGCTCATCGCCGACTACTACTTCAAGGACTCGGAGTTGAGCGAGGAGGAACAGGAGTTCGTCAAACTGAGCCGGAAGCTCCAGGAGGAGGACTTCGAACTGGTCGAGCGCCAGTACCAGGGGATGAAGTCCGGCGCGCTCGCACAGGGCCAACTCGGGCCGAACGAACACACCGTCCACCGCCTCCACCGCCTCGCCCAGGAGGCCTACGAGGCCTGA
- a CDS encoding IclR family transcriptional regulator, producing MPTDRARGGVKTTERSFAFVEHIQRRDGATLSELVAEFGLAKSTVYKHLSTLESHGYLEKEGEQYHVGLKFHHHGEYARLRKRGYRLAGRTVRDLAERTSEEADFVVENDGRTITVYESYHPQNSYREDLFATTSDLSHSGTYYHMHCTAAGKALLAELPDERVAAILDRWGLPARTENTITDRAALRDDLARTRERGYAVADEEYVDGLRAVGVAVSNPDGSTLGALGMSVPTYRRESDAFETDLAGIVVEAARDLEAALREGEGAEAES from the coding sequence ATGCCAACGGATCGCGCACGGGGTGGGGTGAAGACGACCGAGCGGTCGTTCGCGTTCGTCGAGCACATCCAGCGCCGGGACGGGGCGACGCTCTCGGAACTCGTCGCGGAGTTCGGCCTCGCAAAGAGCACCGTCTACAAGCATCTCTCCACCCTCGAATCCCACGGCTACCTCGAAAAGGAGGGCGAGCAGTACCACGTCGGCCTGAAGTTCCACCACCACGGCGAGTACGCCCGCCTCAGAAAGCGGGGGTATCGACTCGCCGGACGGACGGTCCGGGACCTCGCCGAGCGGACCAGCGAGGAGGCCGACTTCGTCGTCGAGAACGACGGCCGGACGATCACGGTCTACGAGTCCTACCACCCCCAGAACAGCTACCGCGAGGACCTCTTCGCCACCACCAGCGACCTCTCGCACTCGGGGACGTACTACCACATGCACTGTACGGCCGCCGGGAAGGCGCTGCTGGCGGAACTGCCCGACGAGCGGGTTGCGGCGATACTCGACCGCTGGGGGCTGCCCGCGCGCACGGAGAACACGATCACCGACCGCGCCGCCCTTCGGGACGACCTCGCGCGTACGCGAGAGCGCGGGTACGCGGTCGCCGACGAGGAGTACGTCGACGGCCTGCGCGCGGTGGGCGTCGCCGTCTCGAACCCCGACGGGTCGACGCTCGGCGCGCTGGGGATGTCGGTCCCGACGTACCGCCGCGAGAGCGACGCCTTCGAGACGGACCTCGCCGGGATCGTCGTGGAGGCCGCCCGCGACCTCGAAGCCGCGCTCCGGGAGGGCGAGGGCGCCGAGGCGGAGTCGTGA
- a CDS encoding FAD-dependent oxidoreductase has translation MSAETLPQEAETVVVGAGCVGCSAAYHLAEQGREEIVVVDQGPLFETGGSTSHAPGLVFQTTENELMSRLAQYTVDLYGEFDSFADCGGIEVAYTEDRWDYLQRKREYGRSWGIEGGELLSPAEVAERIPQIDSSVIHGGYHVPSDGKAHAVDASAAMAHAAEDRGAAEFHGHTTVTDIETEGGEIRAVVTDNGRIECEEVLVATNIWGPLFGEMVDVDVPLVPCAHQYLVSEPLDELAGASAELEQPILRHQDYSLYFRQHHDSYGIGSYDHEPLLVDPEDIRAPEESEEMPSIREFTEEHFYEPTHPDIDKSAYDAARELVPAFEDCGFERAFNGMFSFTPDGMPILGETEDIDGLWWALAVWVTQSGGVGSVVASWMDEGVPRLENEKIDVSGAHVERFQPHSGSRAFSYARGGQQYQEVYQLIHPNEQPQNQRGLRRSPFYERQKELGAEFYESGGWEVPQWYEDNESLLEEYDVPERSGWLAEGWSPIQGAEHQAVRENVGIYDLSRYTGIEIEGEGALEFVQRLFANDLESSIGQVRYTPMLDEDGGVLADMAVTRLGEDRFVATTGGGASATEHTRWIRDHAPDQGVTIDAHVSDQCGLGVWGPKAREVLQPLTDEDLSNDAFGYFRAKEFYLDSIPVLGLRVSYVGELGWELYAPTEYGGRLWDLIWEQGREHDMIALGNGAFLGSLRLEKGYRLWGTDLTPEHDPYEAGIGFAVDTDKEEFIGRDALLEAKESGPDREIVPMTVDDAGAVVDGGKPILDGEEVVGHVKAADYGYSIDAGIAYGYLHTERAEPGVSLEIEFEGERYPVTVAEEPLFDPDREKIIR, from the coding sequence ATGAGCGCCGAGACACTCCCACAGGAAGCGGAGACCGTCGTCGTCGGGGCCGGCTGTGTCGGCTGTAGCGCCGCCTACCACCTCGCCGAGCAGGGACGTGAGGAGATCGTCGTCGTCGATCAGGGCCCGCTCTTCGAGACGGGCGGGTCGACCTCCCACGCCCCCGGGCTCGTCTTTCAGACGACCGAGAACGAACTGATGAGCCGGCTCGCCCAGTACACCGTCGACCTCTACGGCGAGTTCGACAGTTTCGCCGACTGCGGCGGCATCGAGGTCGCTTACACCGAGGATCGCTGGGACTACCTGCAACGAAAGCGCGAGTACGGCCGCTCGTGGGGGATCGAAGGAGGTGAGTTACTCTCGCCCGCAGAGGTCGCCGAGCGGATCCCCCAGATCGATTCCTCAGTGATCCACGGCGGCTACCACGTTCCCAGCGACGGCAAGGCTCACGCGGTCGACGCCTCGGCGGCGATGGCCCACGCGGCCGAGGATCGAGGGGCCGCGGAGTTCCACGGCCACACCACCGTCACCGACATCGAGACGGAGGGCGGCGAGATCCGGGCGGTCGTCACCGACAACGGGCGGATCGAGTGCGAGGAGGTACTCGTGGCGACGAACATCTGGGGGCCGCTGTTCGGCGAGATGGTCGACGTCGACGTTCCCCTCGTCCCCTGCGCCCACCAGTACCTCGTGAGCGAACCCCTCGACGAACTCGCGGGCGCGAGCGCGGAACTCGAACAGCCGATACTGCGCCACCAGGACTACTCCCTCTATTTCCGCCAGCATCACGATTCGTACGGCATCGGCTCGTACGACCACGAACCCCTGCTCGTGGACCCCGAGGACATCCGCGCGCCCGAGGAGTCGGAGGAGATGCCCTCGATCCGGGAGTTCACCGAGGAACACTTCTACGAGCCAACCCACCCGGACATCGACAAGTCCGCCTACGACGCCGCCCGCGAACTCGTCCCCGCCTTCGAGGACTGCGGGTTCGAGCGCGCGTTCAACGGGATGTTCTCGTTCACTCCTGATGGAATGCCGATCCTCGGCGAGACCGAGGACATCGACGGGCTGTGGTGGGCGCTGGCGGTCTGGGTGACCCAGTCGGGCGGCGTCGGCAGCGTCGTCGCCTCGTGGATGGACGAGGGCGTTCCCCGACTCGAGAACGAAAAGATCGACGTCAGCGGCGCGCACGTCGAGCGGTTCCAGCCACATTCGGGCAGCCGGGCCTTCTCGTACGCCCGCGGCGGTCAACAGTACCAGGAGGTCTACCAGCTGATCCATCCGAACGAGCAACCGCAGAACCAGCGCGGGCTTAGACGGAGCCCGTTCTACGAGCGCCAGAAGGAGCTCGGTGCGGAGTTCTACGAGTCGGGCGGCTGGGAGGTACCCCAGTGGTACGAGGACAACGAGTCCCTGCTCGAGGAGTACGACGTGCCCGAACGGTCGGGCTGGCTCGCGGAGGGCTGGTCGCCGATTCAGGGGGCCGAGCATCAGGCGGTGCGGGAGAACGTCGGGATCTACGACCTCTCGCGCTACACCGGTATCGAGATCGAAGGAGAAGGGGCGCTCGAATTCGTCCAGCGGCTGTTCGCGAACGACCTCGAGAGCTCGATAGGACAGGTGCGCTACACCCCGATGCTCGACGAGGACGGCGGGGTGCTGGCGGACATGGCGGTCACCCGCCTCGGAGAAGACCGATTCGTCGCGACCACCGGCGGCGGCGCCTCGGCGACCGAGCACACCCGCTGGATCCGCGATCACGCGCCCGATCAGGGAGTGACGATCGACGCCCACGTCTCCGATCAGTGCGGGCTCGGCGTCTGGGGGCCGAAGGCGAGGGAGGTGCTCCAGCCGCTCACCGACGAGGACCTCTCGAACGATGCCTTCGGGTATTTCCGCGCCAAGGAGTTCTACCTCGACTCCATACCGGTTCTTGGACTACGAGTCTCGTACGTCGGCGAACTCGGCTGGGAACTCTACGCGCCCACGGAGTACGGCGGGCGGCTCTGGGACCTGATCTGGGAGCAAGGTCGAGAGCACGACATGATCGCGCTCGGCAACGGCGCGTTCCTCGGGTCACTTCGATTGGAGAAGGGCTACCGGCTGTGGGGGACCGACCTCACGCCCGAGCACGACCCCTACGAGGCGGGGATCGGTTTCGCGGTCGATACCGACAAAGAGGAGTTCATCGGCCGGGACGCACTGCTGGAGGCGAAGGAGTCGGGCCCCGATCGGGAGATCGTTCCGATGACCGTTGACGACGCGGGTGCCGTCGTCGACGGCGGCAAGCCGATCCTCGACGGCGAGGAGGTCGTCGGCCACGTGAAGGCCGCCGACTACGGCTACAGCATCGACGCGGGGATCGCCTACGGCTACCTTCACACGGAGCGCGCCGAACCCGGCGTCTCGCTCGAAATCGAGTTCGAGGGCGAGCGCTACCCGGTCACGGTCGCCGAGGAGCCGCTGTTCGACCCCGACCGGGAGAAGATCATCCGATAG